From Salmo salar chromosome ssa09, Ssal_v3.1, whole genome shotgun sequence:
ATGAAGATGGACAGCTACAGGCGCTTCGTCCGCTCCCCTCTTTACCAGAAGTGTACCCTGGCCAGTGTGGAGGGTAGGCCACTACCCAGCATCGCCGCTGAACCTACCAGCACAGGATCATGGGAGGACATGGCCACCTTTAGCCGCTCCCTCAATGACAGCAAGAAGGTGGGATGGATGGACTTCAGCAATGATTATGAAAGCAACGTTTTGACCATTAATGAGGACCGTTTCAATTATTCCATTTGGATGTGTGTAATCATTGTGTGGTTGCGTAATAGCTTGTAACTTGTGTTCAGCAGAAGGATAAGCAGCGGGAGAAGAGGGGATCGTGGGGAGGTAGGCTTCCCCTCAGCCATAAACCTACAAATCTCTTGTCTAGCTGTGATATTCTCTAGTTTATTTTTaccctctgtctgtttctctcctcccccgtcactctctcccctctcagtaGACGTGTCGTACACTAAGGTGAATGTGTCTCGTAAGGACTATCGGATGTCCAACAGCAGTGTAGAGGTAAATTCATCATACTTGGTCAGCTGGGATGTGGGAGGAGATTAGTTAAAATATATATAGACATGGAAGATTAAGTATAACCATTCATTCTCAACCTCTATCCCTCCCTACTTTCCTTGtactcctcaccccctctcctcctactacacccctctccttccttcactcttctctcctcctgttcccctctctccatcactacctctactgctcccctttctccctcctcacttcctttcctctccatctGCTCCCCTTTCTCCCTGACTTCTCTTGTCCAGAATGGTCGCTCTGGTCCCTCAGACCAGGGGCAGGGTGATGGTTGCGGTAGTGTGGAGGGAGGTTACTGCTGTGTCTACCTGCCTGATGGCAGTGCATCCCTGGCCCCCACACGGCCTGGCCTCTCCCTCAGAGAAAtgctgtctgacctctgtgagaaGAGAGGCTTCCCCCTCAAAGACATCATTATCTACCTCCATGGAAAGGACAGGGTGAGCCAAAATGAGAATTGTCTTCCAGCCAGAGGCTTAAATGTTGTCAACAATGCTCACCTCACCTCAAAACATCCTAAATGACTGTTACCCATATGTCCTCCTATAGAAGCCCCTATCTCTGGAGCAGGACTGTTCAATACTGAGGGACCAGCAGGTCTCCCTGGAGCTGAGGGTGACGTTTGCGTGAGTCATCTGTCACTTCTTCTTTCTGTCATACTGACCCtcagtgtttgtgcttgtgtgtgtgtgtatactgtgtttgtgtgtgtttcaggttgGAGGTGGTGTTCACTGGTAAGACAGTGGGCATCATGGTGAAGTCCAGTAAGACTCTGCAGGATGCCCTGTCTGCGGTACTACAGAAACACCAACTCGCATCCCACCAGGCCCGGGTCACCATGGTGGGTGTGTATGGACGTGTTTACCTGTACTTGTGGGGACGAGAAGTCCCCatgaatagtaaacaaacacatttgaccaactgggtaCATTTTGTTCATCCCCTTAttaaggtcaaatgctatttctagaggGTTTATCGTTAAGGtatgggttagggaaaataggattttgagtgTGTGAGAGGTTTGTGCGAACATATCCTGTTTTGCACAGTGGGAGTGATGTGTAAACATCCCTGTCTTGCAGAGTGAGAGTGATGTGCCACTGAGCATGAGCACTAATGTGTTCAAACTGGCCAATAAGAAGCTGCAGCTGGACAAAGGTGAATACATACAGATTAGCGCACACACATGCTAACTAGTGCTTTGTCCCGATGGTGGACAGGTCCAGGCATTGTTCTGGTGTTGTGTACCCAAACTGGTGTTCCAGACCTTTTTAAACTCAGTAACCACAACTGCATTCACTTTGGGTAAGTGGTCACTCCCTGAGGACTAATCATTACTGGGAGATACTTGGGTGTTTGTCTTTTTATGTTTGCTTCTTCTATGTGACTCTCAGGGTTTTCCCAGATATCAAACCCCATAATGTGTACAGTAGCCTAACTGCTGTGTTGTCTTTTCAGTTAGCAGTTCCAGGATCAGTGGCCAAACTCCAGTCCCACAGGTGAGTCCTGCACTGTTGACCGCCAGGATGTTTGGGAGTCCAAAGCTTAAAGTAAAATGTGTGTGGTGTTCTAAACCCTTTTCAGGAGAGCGGTAGATCTCCAGTAGGCCCAGAGGTCCATGTGCCTCCTCAGGCAGACGGAGCCAAGCCCAGGGTCAGGAGAAACCATGAGATGGAGGGTACGAGTCAGAACCGTGGGGTCATGGCTTATTTACTGCACCTGTAATGGGACTAAACCCTATAGATTACCTAGTAGCTGGATTGGGACTAAACTCAATAGACTACCTAGTACCTGTAACCTTAACTCTTAAGACTCACGTTAGCCCTAGTCTGAGACAAacttaatgtatttatttttctccatgtctcctccctcccctctctcagtgATGATAGAGCTGTTGTCCAGGGCCCAGGCCTGTAGGGTGGATGACCAGAGAGGCCTGCTGACCAAGGAACACCTGGAGCTTCCCCAGTTCCTCCTGAACCCCTCTGTCCACGACCAGGAGACTCAACAGGGGGAGGCTGGAGAGGTGACAGGGGGATGGAGCCCCCACAGACACTGAGGAGTCAGACAACCATCCCACTCCCATCCCTGTTGGAGCAGCAGTCTGGAGTCTGTCACTCATCAGGTTCCAAACGCACAGGCTCACAGGAAACGTGTGTGGGCGGGAGTTGGTGTTAAAATTTTAACAAACTGTATACATGAAGACCCCAACTATTAAGAGGGCAATAGTCTAGCACTTTTGCCTATGATTGTCTAAGTTCAGAGACATGTCTTATAATACCTTTTTGTACAAAATGTAATGAAATGCAGAGTCTGTTATAGGTTTCAATTCCTCCCCTGAATTCACTTCTTTTGGAATGAAGGAATGACTTCATTCACGAGGGTCTTGCATCTCTAAGTTGAACTTTATATTTTACTAAGCACTTTGAGTACATGTTCTTTGTGATTTGAGATTTAACTGCTTTTATTTTAGCACTTTTCTCTTGTGAAAGTTTCATATTTATTTGATTGTCTGGCATTTAATATTTTTGAGCACATCATTGTTTGCCCTTTGAATGCCAGGTCCTCTGTGATGGTCAatccttctgtctgtgttatcAGAGTGCTATTCAGGGTCTAACTTCAGTATTAACTTATCTTTCCATGCATTGCACATGAATAAATCGGGTATCATTGATCTCATGTCCGTCAGCGTAATGTCTCAAGGACAGACTACCAGCATCCACCGTAATTACACACTATTTTAGTTCTCTGCTCTGAGTGATGTCATCTGAATTCAACATGCCACTTGGGCTGCGCTGCGATTGCTTCGTCACCTGTCTAGGAGCCAATCGCAGCTTGGCTTCATCTCCATAAACTTGTTGCTTGACGGTGCCCCTCTGAAGCCACTTCATTGTGAAATAGTTTTGAAAGCCTTAGTTATTACacaattaatttttttattcAGTCAAAGAAAGACAATCCTTCAGTACGAGAAATGTAAAAGTTAAGGGAGTAGTGTCTTCACCTTTTTATATTACACACACCGGACTGATCAGAGGATGCACATCTAGTGCGGGTGTGTATGCATCCAGACATGCCTAGTGTGCCAGTGGGACTATGAATGGACAGAGAAGGGTGTGACTGTCAGAGGAAGCAGTACACAAGTGATCTCCCCACCAGCACTTATCTGAGAGGAAAAGGGAAGAAGAAATAAGGAGAGGTTAGTATCCCCCCCCGTGGTttgcagtcttttttttttttttctgccgTGTTCAGTCATCTGTGCTCTACGTgtactctctctcatcctcttttATTTCGCTCTTGGATAATGCTTAGCTGTAATTGTCAGCTATCAAGGAAATTTGGTCTAATCTCATGCAGACCCATATGTAATATCCAGGTAGTGCCATAAAACCAGGCAGGGGACAAGGTAAGCATGGCGTGTGTGTGAGCGCTTTGTCATTTGAAAATGGTACTCACTGTAGTTAAAATGTGTTCCATATTTGACGTAATGTACATTATCCCGGTCTATGTATGTGTAGAATATAAATTGGGTTGTGTGGCATATTTGTCCTAAATCTTCTGAACTCAATCCTTTTAATTTAATGGGTGCTGAGATACTCATTGTTCCAGCAGGCATTAGGCTATGCATTGGAATGCATGGCTTGTGTAAAACAAGACCCATCCATTAGACAGTAAGTGCTTGTAGAAACAGTTGGTGAGTTAATGGCTATAGGCTCCACACAGCGGCAGGACGGTTGCATGGCCAGTGGGGGATGGAGACTGTTCTATGGTAACACTGAAATTGGGGCGACTAAGGAACTGATTTCAGGATCAGGTGAGCCGTTTATGGCTGAGCTGTGACTCCATGCCAGGGAGAGTGAGGCAGCATTGGTAACTGTTTCAGGATCCATAGAAAGGGTGGGTACAACTGAGCGTAGTAAAGCTGATGGCCAGTGATCATGTACTGTGTAGACCACGTCCTTGGAATCAGTGGGGTGGTTGTGATTCTCATGACTTCGTGCGTGTGTTCGTAGTCTGTAATTGTGAATCTCCAATTCCCACATCTCTGATTAGAATTGTCACCAGCACAGAGGGAACTGCCTAATAGGTGTTTGGAACCACCTGAGTGACAGACAGAACTGTGGGATTTTCTACCCACTCTAATACTCTGCTTCTGTAGCTAAATGACACCCAGTAGGTTGTCTCAAGTGATAATGTGCCTCTGACAGGTACTACTTTGTGGAGGGGTGTTAAATGTCCTTTTTTTGGGCGGGGGGGGGGGTCGACTGAGTTTGAAAAGACCATATGATTATTTCAGTGGTTGTGGGAATAAGTGCACTCAATACTGAGGTAAATATCAGGTCATATCTGTGTAAGAGTGGACGGCAGGTTAATAATGTCTTCACTCAGAACAGCAGGTGGTGAATACGTACTGTTGATTTGACCATGCAGCGCCTATAACTGttgtgttaaatagcaaatgtgcctactctggccTTGGCACATAGACTTGAGCCAACAGATGCTGTGCGGGTaggcgctgcatggtcaatccaaCATCTGCAGATACGGTGATAGAGCCTCTGCaaaagtcagggcattcatactacTTGTGCTTCGCCAAGCAGCACAGAGCTttgagcagagctgttgtcaaggaagtgagttgtTTATACAGGACACTTCCCCCCCTCATGCCAGGAACTCCATTGTAATAGAATGTTGCAATATGATGTACTATACATTCAGTGTATGATGTTGCTATACATTGCTCCTTTTAAGAGTAATGAGGCATCAACTGTAGTATGGATCAATGTTTTGTGGGAATTGTGGCCCCTATATTGGTAAGGGTATACTAACAGTTCAAGCCGACGCTGGTGTTGGGTCAGCTCCTCAAAAAGTGTTAATCTATCGCTGGGCTAGGGATactttttaataatttttttatcaGATTAATGGTTAGATGCTTCATGGAAATGGAACGGTACATGTGGCGATTGTGGCTAATGTTTGACGTCATGGTAATAAGGAGTCAATTTATACCACCTCTCATCCATAGTTAATGAGATGGTTGGCGACAGGGCTGAATCCTGCAGGAAGTTGGGGATTATAAACCTTCTTCATCCACAGGGTACCTTCACCTACGCAGGCTCAATCGCTTGTCACTCTACCACAGCATGATTGAAAGACACCATTCACAGGACTAGACTCTGGcctcctacagggaggaggtcagagacctggctgtgtggtgccaggataacaacctctccctcaacgtgatcgaatcaaagctgattgtggactacaggaaaaggagaaccgtgcacgcccccattctcatcgacagggctgtagtggagcaggttgagagattcaagttccgtggtgtccacatcaccaataaactatcatggtccaaacacacacagacagttgtgaagacggcatgacaaagcctattccccctcaggagactgaaaagatttggcatgggtcctcagatcctcaaagctgcaccattgagagcatcctgactggttgcatcactgcctggtatgacaactgctcggcgtctgaccgcaaggcactacagcgggtagtgcgtactgcccagtacatcactggggtcaagcttcctgccatccaggacctatataccaggcggtgtcagagaaaggccctaaaactggtccaagactccagccaccctagtcagactgttctctctgctaccacatggcaagcagtactggagtgccaagtctaggtacagtaggctcctaaacagcttcaAGCCACAcgtgaacatctaatcaaatggctacccagactatttccaatgtccccccaccctcctttacgctgctgctattccctgtttgttatctatgcatagtcaggTTAACTCAACCTGCATGgacatattaccttgactaacctgtgaccccgcacattgactctgtactggtaccccttgtatatagactcgctactgttattttactgctgctcttttacTTTCAGTGAAGTGAGTACCagcttttttgatatttttttacTTGTTTTTCTTAATTGCCTTGTTGGTTTagggcttgtgagtaagcatttcactgtaaggtctacacttgttgtattcggtgcctgtgaccaaatacaatttgatttgaatactcTCACTTGGTGAGTGTTGCCACTTGGTGGACTTTGACATATGAACTAACGAGCTAATCCTCTTATCCTCCTCAGATTGGCCACAGGAGTTAAATCATTTGTGTACAGCCAACCCTAGATTTGTTATAATTGTGGACCTAACGGCCATGGAGCAGAAGATCAAAGAAGTGAGTTCCAGCTGTATCATCGTAACTCCTGGCTGGCATTTGAACATGCCACATAAATCCTGTTTCATTCAGCACTTGGCTGTACtgttgaccccccccccagaaaCAGTTGAAGAACCGGTCCAAATCCAGTGATGAGATCAGCCCACCAAGGGGGTGAGCAGCttgccctccctccttctccctggcACATCTCTAGCCTATTCTCTCTTTTTCCTCACAGAGATCCCTTCCAGGTGGTCCGGACctggacaaagtcaaggtgtgtgtgtggtttggaaTCCTTATATTTACTAACAGCATTACCAGAATCAATAGTCACTAATtcaagattaattgtgtgttacTTTATTCCGTGACGTCCCAATCTGTGTGCTCCTTTTAGGAGGGCCCAGAAGGTTCTGAGACGCCCTCGTCCTCTACAGAGGAGCTGAAGTGACGACAGCTTGGCCCTGCAGGAATATCgggccatgagccttccatctgCTCATTAtttatacatgcatgcatgcatacagtcACTTACCTTTTCCACATTTACTTTAAAGCAAACACTGAGTTGGTGAGTAATTTGAGAAACACACATGCGACAGGGGAACCCATGATGGTTCTGTACCTACCAAACTGAATGTGTATTCTTCACAATAAAGCAATCCCGTTGAGTGGACCTGTCTCTTCCCTTAGACCTGATCAAAATACTGAAGATAAAACATTTAATTGTTGGTATGATTATCAGTAGGAACTATGACATTTTCTAAGTTAAGCAAGAAAAAGTGTTTGTCAACATTGTCCCTCTCCTTGTGAACCAAGTTGGGCTGGAGGAAAGTGTGATTCATTAATCTCAGCGctgtgtgtgtacgtacagtggggtctgaaattgACGCCCTTCATAAAGATTAGCAATAATGACTAcagttgccctcagaacagccggggcatggactctacaaggtctcgaaagcgttccacaaggatgctggcccatgttgactccaatgctttccacagttgtgttgGCAAATTCAGTGTGGAAATCCCAGCACCGTTGCAATTCTTAAtgcaaaccggtgcgcctgacacctacCATACCGAGTTCAAAGACACGtacatgttttgtcttgcccattcaccctttgaatggaaCACACACGCAATCCATGTtgcaattgtctcaaagcttttaaaaaaagtatttaaccggtttcctccccttcatctaaatgaatttgaagtggatttaacaagtgacatcaataagggatcatagctttcacctggattcaaatcctattttatttgtcacgtgtcgaatacaacaggtgcagaccttccAGTGAAACGCTTccttacttaaccaacaatgcagattttattttttaagaaaatataaaataaagAACTGCAGTAagaaaagtaacacaaaatgagtAGCCCCTGTACATGGCCTCATTTTGTTGTTACTTTTCTTACTgcagttatttattttatattttcttaaagaaaatctgcattgttggttaagggcttgtaagtaagcatttcactggaaggtctgcacctgttgtatttgatgcatgtgacaaataaaactggatttgaatccaggtgaaagctatgatcccttaggtacaggggctactggtacctatgtacaggttagtcaaggtaatatgtaggtaggggtaaagtgactgcatagataattaacagcgAGTAGCCGCAGCATAAATAGActggttagccatttgattaactgtttagcagtctaatggcttgggggttgaagctgttaaggagccttttggacataGAGTTGGCAATCCAGTACCGCTGGCCGTGCAGTAGAAGAGAGAACGTCTttgactaaggtggctggagtctttgacaatttttagggcattcctctgacatcgcctggtatagaggtcctggatggcaggaagcttggacccagtgatgtactgggctttaTGCACTACCCACTGTAACGCCttgtggtcagatgccgagcagttaccataccaagcggtgacgcAACCAGCCAGGATGCTATCAATGGTGCatcagtgtggtggatgtgttgttgcccaccctcaccacctgtgggcggcccaacaggaagtccaggatccagttgcagagggagatgtttagtcccaaggtccttagcttagtgctgcactttgagggcactatggtgttgaaagctgcaTTGTAGTCAACAAACATCATTCTCAcaataggtgttcctcttgtccaagtgggaaagggcagtgtggagtgcaatggagattgggtcatctgtggatctgtttgggaggtatgcaaattgtagtgggtctaggcttt
This genomic window contains:
- the LOC100195412 gene encoding regulator of G-protein signalling 14 isoform X4, whose amino-acid sequence is MVAFSGLCRSLSRLVKRTAQYKFGKLNTYNNTHPPTQIKSQAVSDGELNMSGRGCGGSCTSLPGAQGGDAQASSVVSWAVCFEKLLEDPMGVRYFKAFLRSEVSAENILFYQACEKFREIPPSRMKELSEEAHAIFQTYLSDHAPYAVNIDDTARVEEKDLLKPTPEMFDKAQKQILKLMKMDSYRRFVRSPLYQKCTLASVEGRPLPSIAAEPTSTGSWEDMATFSRSLNDSKKKDKQREKRGSWGDVSYTKVNVSRKDYRMSNSSVENGRSGPSDQGQGDGCGSVEGGYCCVYLPDGSASLAPTRPGLSLREMLSDLCEKRGFPLKDIIIYLHGKDRKPLSLEQDCSILRDQQVSLELRVTFALEVVFTGKTVGIMVKSSKTLQDALSAVLQKHQLASHQARVTMVQALFWCCVPKLVFQTFLNSVTTTAFTLVSSSRISGQTPVPQESGRSPVGPEVHVPPQADGAKPRVRRNHEMEVMIELLSRAQACRVDDQRGLLTKEHLELPQFLLNPSVHDQETQQGEAGEVTGGWSPHRH
- the LOC100195412 gene encoding regulator of G-protein signalling 14 isoform X7, which produces MSKNIKTLGVPGVGHMSQAVSDGELNMSGRGCGGSCTSLPGAQGGDAQASSVVSWAVCFEKLLEDPMGVRYFKAFLRSEVSAENILFYQACEKFREIPPSRMKELSEEAHAIFQTYLSDHAPYAVNIDDTARVEEKDLLKPTPEMFDKAQKQILKLMKMDSYRRFVRSPLYQKCTLASVEGRPLPSIAAEPTSTGSWEDMATFSRSLNDSKKKDKQREKRGSWGVDVSYTKVNVSRKDYRMSNSSVENGRSGPSDQGQGDGCGSVEGGYCCVYLPDGSASLAPTRPGLSLREMLSDLCEKRGFPLKDIIIYLHGKDRKPLSLEQDCSILRDQQVSLELRVTFALEVVFTGKTVGIMVKSSKTLQDALSAVLQKHQLASHQARVTMVQALFWCCVPKLVFQTFLNSVTTTAFTLVSSSRISGQTPVPQESGRSPVGPEVHVPPQADGAKPRVRRNHEMEVMIELLSRAQACRVDDQRGLLTKEHLELPQFLLNPSVHDQETQQGEAGEVTGGWSPHRH
- the LOC100195412 gene encoding regulator of G-protein signalling 14; this translates as MSKNIKTLGVPGVGHMSQAVSDGELNMSGRGCGGSCTSLPGAQGGDAQASSVVSWAVCFEKLLEDPMGVRYFKAFLRSEVSAENILFYQACEKFREIPPSRMKELSEEAHAIFQTYLSDHAPYAVNIDDTARVEEKDLLKPTPEMFDKAQKQILKLMKMDSYRRFVRSPLYQKCTLASVEGRPLPSIAAEPTSTGSWEDMATFSRSLNDSKKKDKQREKRGSWGVDVSYTKVNVSRKDYRMSNSSVENGRSGPSDQGQGDGCGSVEGGYCCVYLPDGSASLAPTRPGLSLREMLSDLCEKRGFPLKDIIIYLHGKDRKPLSLEQDCSILRDQQVSLELRVTFALEVVFTGKTVGIMVKSSKTLQDALSAVLQKHQLASHQARVTMSESDVPLSMSTNVFKLANKKLQLDKVSSSRISGQTPVPQESGRSPVGPEVHVPPQADGAKPRVRRNHEMEVMIELLSRAQACRVDDQRGLLTKEHLELPQFLLNPSVHDQETQQGEAGEVTGGWSPHRH
- the LOC100195412 gene encoding regulator of G-protein signalling 14 isoform X2, whose amino-acid sequence is MVAFSGLCRSLSRLVKRTAQYKFGKLNTYNNTHPPTQIKSQAVSDGELNMSGRGCGGSCTSLPGAQGGDAQASSVVSWAVCFEKLLEDPMGVRYFKAFLRSEVSAENILFYQACEKFREIPPSRMKELSEEAHAIFQTYLSDHAPYAVNIDDTARVEEKDLLKPTPEMFDKAQKQILKLMKMDSYRRFVRSPLYQKCTLASVEGRPLPSIAAEPTSTGSWEDMATFSRSLNDSKKKDKQREKRGSWGVDVSYTKVNVSRKDYRMSNSSVENGRSGPSDQGQGDGCGSVEGGYCCVYLPDGSASLAPTRPGLSLREMLSDLCEKRGFPLKDIIIYLHGKDRKPLSLEQDCSILRDQQVSLELRVTFALEVVFTGKTVGIMVKSSKTLQDALSAVLQKHQLASHQARVTMVQALFWCCVPKLVFQTFLNSVTTTAFTLVSSSRISGQTPVPQESGRSPVGPEVHVPPQADGAKPRVRRNHEMEVMIELLSRAQACRVDDQRGLLTKEHLELPQFLLNPSVHDQETQQGEAGEVTGGWSPHRH
- the LOC100195412 gene encoding regulator of G-protein signalling 14 isoform X6, yielding MSKNIKTLGVPGVGHMSQAVSDGELNMSGRGCGGSCTSLPGAQGGDAQASSVVSWAVCFEKLLEDPMGVRYFKAFLRSEVSAENILFYQACEKFREIPPSRMKELSEEAHAIFQTYLSDHAPYAVNIDDTARVEEKDLLKPTPEMFDKAQKQILKLMKMDSYRRFVRSPLYQKCTLASVEGRPLPSIAAEPTSTGSWEDMATFSRSLNDSKKQKDKQREKRGSWGVDVSYTKVNVSRKDYRMSNSSVENGRSGPSDQGQGDGCGSVEGGYCCVYLPDGSASLAPTRPGLSLREMLSDLCEKRGFPLKDIIIYLHGKDRKPLSLEQDCSILRDQQVSLELRVTFALEVVFTGKTVGIMVKSSKTLQDALSAVLQKHQLASHQARVTMVQALFWCCVPKLVFQTFLNSVTTTAFTLVSSSRISGQTPVPQESGRSPVGPEVHVPPQADGAKPRVRRNHEMEVMIELLSRAQACRVDDQRGLLTKEHLELPQFLLNPSVHDQETQQGEAGEVTGGWSPHRH
- the LOC100195412 gene encoding regulator of G-protein signalling 14 isoform X8, which produces MSGRGCGGSCTSLPGAQGGDAQASSVVSWAVCFEKLLEDPMGVRYFKAFLRSEVSAENILFYQACEKFREIPPSRMKELSEEAHAIFQTYLSDHAPYAVNIDDTARVEEKDLLKPTPEMFDKAQKQILKLMKMDSYRRFVRSPLYQKCTLASVEGRPLPSIAAEPTSTGSWEDMATFSRSLNDSKKQKDKQREKRGSWGVDVSYTKVNVSRKDYRMSNSSVENGRSGPSDQGQGDGCGSVEGGYCCVYLPDGSASLAPTRPGLSLREMLSDLCEKRGFPLKDIIIYLHGKDRKPLSLEQDCSILRDQQVSLELRVTFALEVVFTGKTVGIMVKSSKTLQDALSAVLQKHQLASHQARVTMVQALFWCCVPKLVFQTFLNSVTTTAFTLVSSSRISGQTPVPQESGRSPVGPEVHVPPQADGAKPRVRRNHEMEVMIELLSRAQACRVDDQRGLLTKEHLELPQFLLNPSVHDQETQQGEAGEVTGGWSPHRH
- the LOC100195412 gene encoding regulator of G-protein signalling 14 isoform X3; the protein is MVAFSGLCRSLSRLVKRTAQYKFGKLNTYNNTHPPTQIKSQAVSDGELNMSGRGCGGSCTSLPGAQGGDAQASSVVSWAVCFEKLLEDPMGVRYFKAFLRSEVSAENILFYQACEKFREIPPSRMKELSEEAHAIFQTYLSDHAPYAVNIDDTARVEEKDLLKPTPEMFDKAQKQILKLMKMDSYRRFVRSPLYQKCTLASVEGRPLPSIAAEPTSTGSWEDMATFSRSLNDSKKQKDKQREKRGSWGDVSYTKVNVSRKDYRMSNSSVENGRSGPSDQGQGDGCGSVEGGYCCVYLPDGSASLAPTRPGLSLREMLSDLCEKRGFPLKDIIIYLHGKDRKPLSLEQDCSILRDQQVSLELRVTFALEVVFTGKTVGIMVKSSKTLQDALSAVLQKHQLASHQARVTMVQALFWCCVPKLVFQTFLNSVTTTAFTLVSSSRISGQTPVPQESGRSPVGPEVHVPPQADGAKPRVRRNHEMEVMIELLSRAQACRVDDQRGLLTKEHLELPQFLLNPSVHDQETQQGEAGEVTGGWSPHRH
- the LOC100195412 gene encoding regulator of G-protein signalling 14 isoform X5 — translated: MVAFSGLCRSLSRLVKRTAQYKFGKLNTYNNTHPPTQIKSQAVSDGELNMSGRGCGGSCTSLPGAQGGDAQASSVVSWAVCFEKLLEDPMGVRYFKAFLRSEVSAENILFYQACEKFREIPPSRMKELSEEAHAIFQTYLSDHAPYAVNIDDTARVEEKDLLKPTPEMFDKAQKQILKLMKMDSYRRFVRSPLYQKCTLASVEGRPLPSIAAEPTSTGSWEDMATFSRSLNDSKKQKDKQREKRGSWGVDVSYTKVNVSRKDYRMSNSSVENGRSGPSDQGQGDGCGSVEGGYCCVYLPDGSASLAPTRPGLSLREMLSDLCEKRGFPLKDIIIYLHGKDRKPLSLEQDCSILRDQQVSLELRVTFALEVVFTGKTVGIMVKSSKTLQDALSAVLQKHQLASHQARVTMSESDVPLSMSTNVFKLANKKLQLDKVSSSRISGQTPVPQESGRSPVGPEVHVPPQADGAKPRVRRNHEMEVMIELLSRAQACRVDDQRGLLTKEHLELPQFLLNPSVHDQETQQGEAGEVTGGWSPHRH
- the LOC100195412 gene encoding regulator of G-protein signalling 14 isoform X1 translates to MVAFSGLCRSLSRLVKRTAQYKFGKLNTYNNTHPPTQIKSQAVSDGELNMSGRGCGGSCTSLPGAQGGDAQASSVVSWAVCFEKLLEDPMGVRYFKAFLRSEVSAENILFYQACEKFREIPPSRMKELSEEAHAIFQTYLSDHAPYAVNIDDTARVEEKDLLKPTPEMFDKAQKQILKLMKMDSYRRFVRSPLYQKCTLASVEGRPLPSIAAEPTSTGSWEDMATFSRSLNDSKKQKDKQREKRGSWGVDVSYTKVNVSRKDYRMSNSSVENGRSGPSDQGQGDGCGSVEGGYCCVYLPDGSASLAPTRPGLSLREMLSDLCEKRGFPLKDIIIYLHGKDRKPLSLEQDCSILRDQQVSLELRVTFALEVVFTGKTVGIMVKSSKTLQDALSAVLQKHQLASHQARVTMVQALFWCCVPKLVFQTFLNSVTTTAFTLVSSSRISGQTPVPQESGRSPVGPEVHVPPQADGAKPRVRRNHEMEVMIELLSRAQACRVDDQRGLLTKEHLELPQFLLNPSVHDQETQQGEAGEVTGGWSPHRH